A DNA window from Carnobacterium funditum DSM 5970 contains the following coding sequences:
- a CDS encoding formate/nitrite transporter family protein has protein sequence MEVEEFETSSLMRTLQASILKKEDLFNKSKTRYFMRSMLAGLFLTIGTAAAVYLGEAVNTIVPGGGKIAYALMFTWSLVMIIYLNAELGTSNMMYMTTAVHRKILPLKKAATILMACIFFNLVGGILASWLISHTGAFLHVTQDSFLVTAIADKLQKGPSQVFFEGIFANLIVNIAVFVTINLREDTARILAIVFIIFIFAFLGFEHVIANFSSFSLAYFSTGGHVPGMTAIAVLKNLTFAMLGNFVGGGLLLGLNYSWLNDGKSKYFD, from the coding sequence TTGGAAGTTGAAGAATTTGAAACTAGCTCTTTGATGAGGACCTTACAAGCAAGTATTCTTAAGAAAGAAGATTTATTTAATAAGAGTAAAACACGCTACTTTATGCGATCAATGCTCGCTGGTTTGTTTTTAACAATTGGGACTGCAGCTGCCGTGTATCTGGGAGAAGCAGTCAATACAATAGTTCCAGGTGGTGGAAAGATAGCTTATGCTTTGATGTTTACCTGGTCATTGGTTATGATTATCTACTTGAATGCTGAATTAGGTACATCTAACATGATGTATATGACTACTGCTGTTCATCGTAAAATATTGCCACTTAAAAAAGCTGCCACTATCTTAATGGCTTGTATCTTTTTTAATTTAGTTGGGGGAATATTAGCAAGTTGGTTGATTTCTCATACTGGTGCTTTTTTACATGTAACACAAGATAGTTTTCTAGTGACGGCCATTGCAGATAAACTGCAAAAGGGTCCATCGCAAGTTTTCTTTGAGGGAATATTTGCTAATTTGATTGTAAATATAGCAGTTTTTGTCACAATTAACTTAAGAGAAGACACCGCTCGTATATTAGCAATTGTTTTTATTATTTTTATATTTGCATTTTTAGGCTTTGAACACGTTATTGCAAACTTTTCTTCCTTCTCACTGGCTTACTTCTCTACTGGGGGTCATGTACCAGGTATGACAGCAATAGCAGTTCTTAAAAACCTCACATTTGCAATGTTGGGTAACTTTGTAGGCGGAGGATTATTATTGGGATTAAATTATTCATGGTTGAATGATGGCAAGTCAAAATATTTTGATTGA
- a CDS encoding S66 family peptidase: MIKPDALKKGDKVAILSLSSGMLGEECCSHQIDIGKNRLEKLGLKPVFMPNALKGIDYLKAHPEARAKDLKDAFQDSTIKGIFCAIGGEDTYRLVPYLLDDKEFIQNVQKTPKLFTGFSDTTINHLMFYQLGMVSFYGPNFINDLAELGVEMLPYTENTVNSYCEGCEQQEIQSSHHWYEERTDFSKQSIGVDRIQHLDKRGYEVLQGTGSFSGPLLGGCLESLYHLLSGEGSKDEVEMNQKYSLYPSLEQWRGKILFLETSEEKPTTKRLEQMLRALKQTGLFSVVSGLLIGKPQDERYYESYKDSYKKVVSNETLPMLYNINFGHAYPRCALPYGIDTTVDLSKKTIGFNESYFQKNAVG, from the coding sequence ATGATTAAACCGGATGCTTTGAAAAAAGGAGATAAAGTCGCTATTTTAAGCCTGTCTAGTGGTATGTTAGGGGAAGAATGTTGTTCTCATCAAATAGATATAGGGAAAAATCGATTAGAAAAACTAGGTCTCAAGCCTGTCTTTATGCCTAATGCTCTTAAAGGAATAGACTACCTAAAGGCTCATCCTGAAGCAAGAGCAAAGGATTTGAAAGATGCCTTTCAGGATTCAACGATCAAAGGGATCTTCTGTGCTATAGGGGGAGAAGATACTTACCGGTTAGTGCCATATTTACTTGATGATAAAGAATTTATCCAAAATGTGCAAAAAACTCCTAAATTATTTACTGGTTTTTCTGATACAACGATTAATCACTTAATGTTTTATCAATTAGGTATGGTTTCATTTTATGGGCCCAATTTCATCAATGATTTAGCCGAACTAGGAGTGGAAATGCTTCCTTACACTGAAAATACGGTGAATTCTTATTGTGAAGGATGTGAACAACAAGAGATTCAATCAAGTCATCATTGGTATGAAGAACGAACAGATTTTTCTAAACAATCTATAGGGGTTGACCGTATTCAGCATCTTGATAAAAGAGGTTACGAGGTTTTACAAGGAACAGGTTCTTTTTCAGGACCACTATTAGGAGGCTGTTTAGAAAGTTTGTACCATTTACTATCTGGTGAAGGATCCAAAGATGAAGTTGAGATGAATCAGAAATACTCGTTGTATCCTTCTTTAGAACAATGGAGAGGTAAAATCTTATTCCTTGAAACAAGTGAAGAAAAGCCAACGACGAAACGATTAGAACAAATGTTGAGAGCTTTAAAACAAACGGGCTTATTTTCTGTGGTTAGTGGTTTGCTGATTGGTAAACCACAAGATGAAAGGTATTATGAATCTTATAAAGACAGCTACAAAAAAGTTGTATCGAATGAGACACTTCCTATGTTATACAACATCAATTTTGGACATGCTTATCCACGTTGTGCCTTACCGTATGGCATAGATACAACGGTAGATTTATCCAAAAAAACTATTGGTTTTAATGAATCCTATTTTCAAAAAAATGCAGTTGGATAA
- a CDS encoding threonine/serine exporter family protein translates to MISQILGAFFAVAAATIILESPKKYILPAAFVGASGWFVYLIFLKAFGPVPATYISGLVISTESHIFSRIFKVPVTIFFLPGFYPLFPGSGMYLAVYEFIKGHTILAQGHLNITIQIAGMIALAIFTIDTVFKIIKKSQRLKEIKA, encoded by the coding sequence TTGATTAGTCAGATTTTAGGAGCTTTTTTCGCCGTTGCCGCGGCAACAATTATTTTGGAATCTCCTAAGAAATATATTTTACCAGCAGCTTTTGTTGGTGCTTCAGGTTGGTTTGTTTACTTGATTTTTCTTAAAGCATTTGGACCAGTTCCTGCTACTTATATTTCTGGGTTAGTCATTTCCACAGAGTCCCACATTTTTTCTCGTATCTTTAAAGTTCCAGTTACTATTTTCTTTTTACCAGGATTTTACCCGTTGTTTCCTGGATCAGGGATGTATTTAGCTGTTTATGAATTTATAAAAGGCCATACGATTTTAGCGCAAGGTCATTTGAACATAACTATTCAAATTGCAGGGATGATAGCATTAGCTATTTTCACTATAGATACAGTTTTCAAAATAATAAAAAAAAGTCAGCGGTTAAAAGAAATAAAAGCCTAA
- the glmM gene encoding phosphoglucosamine mutase — protein MGKYFGTDGVRGIANSELTPELAFKLGRFGGYILCQQTEGTNHPRVLVGRDTRISGEMLESALIAGLLSVGIEVMKLGVISTPGVAYLTRVQGAAAGVMISASHNPAPDNGIKFFGSDGFKLSDSTELEIERLLDQAEDTLPRPSAEGLGTVDDYPEGSLKYTQFLQQTIPNDLSGLQVCLDGANGSASPLINRLFADLETEFDVIGASPNGLNINEGVGSTHPEDLAKFVVEKGADAGLAFDGDADRVIAVDELGNIIDGDKIMYICGKHMLEKGRLKKDTIVSTVMSNLGFHKAVEAANMNAIETPVGDRYVVEEMRKNGYNFGGEQSGHMVFLDYNTTGDGMLSGIQLLNVMKQTGKKLSELAEEVITYPQTLVNIRVSDKYGAMEVPAIKAVIEEVEKEMNGDGRILVRASGTEPLLRVMAEAPTQEKVDSYVERIAAIVRAEIGLD, from the coding sequence ATGGGAAAATATTTTGGAACAGATGGAGTTAGAGGAATTGCGAATTCAGAATTAACACCAGAATTAGCTTTTAAATTAGGAAGATTTGGCGGATATATTTTATGCCAGCAAACAGAAGGAACAAATCATCCGCGTGTTTTAGTTGGAAGAGATACTCGTATTTCAGGAGAAATGTTAGAATCCGCTTTAATTGCTGGATTGTTATCTGTTGGTATTGAAGTAATGAAACTAGGTGTTATTTCAACACCGGGCGTTGCTTATTTGACACGTGTACAAGGAGCCGCTGCAGGAGTAATGATTTCAGCATCGCATAATCCAGCACCGGATAACGGTATTAAATTTTTTGGGTCAGATGGATTTAAATTATCCGATTCAACTGAACTTGAAATCGAAAGGCTATTAGACCAAGCTGAAGATACATTACCTCGTCCAAGCGCAGAAGGATTGGGAACGGTTGATGATTATCCAGAAGGTTCATTAAAATACACTCAATTCTTACAACAAACAATCCCAAATGATTTAAGTGGATTGCAAGTCTGTCTAGATGGTGCAAATGGATCAGCTAGTCCTTTAATTAATCGTCTATTTGCAGATTTAGAAACAGAATTTGATGTTATTGGTGCTTCTCCTAATGGGCTCAATATTAATGAGGGTGTTGGATCAACACATCCAGAAGATCTTGCTAAATTTGTTGTCGAAAAAGGAGCAGACGCTGGATTAGCTTTTGATGGGGACGCCGATCGCGTTATTGCTGTGGATGAATTGGGGAATATCATCGACGGAGATAAAATCATGTACATTTGTGGGAAACATATGTTAGAAAAAGGTCGTCTGAAAAAAGATACAATTGTATCAACCGTTATGAGTAACTTAGGTTTTCATAAAGCGGTTGAAGCTGCAAATATGAACGCCATAGAAACACCAGTAGGCGATCGTTATGTCGTAGAAGAAATGCGAAAAAATGGATATAATTTTGGTGGAGAACAATCAGGACATATGGTCTTTTTAGACTACAATACGACCGGGGATGGTATGCTCTCAGGGATTCAGTTATTAAATGTTATGAAACAAACAGGTAAGAAACTCTCAGAGCTAGCAGAAGAAGTGATAACTTACCCACAAACACTTGTAAATATTCGAGTTAGCGATAAATACGGTGCTATGGAAGTTCCGGCAATAAAAGCTGTGATTGAAGAAGTAGAAAAAGAAATGAATGGTGATGGACGTATTTTAGTACGTGCAAGTGGAACAGAACCTTTATTACGTGTGATGGCAGAAGCACCAACACAAGAAAAAGTTGATAGTTATGTTGAACGCATTGCTGCTATTGTTAGAGCTGAAATTGGGTTGGACTAA
- the cdaA gene encoding diadenylate cyclase CdaA — MSMDWPQLFTWRTFINAVDILVVTFFIYQLIKILKGTKAIQLLKGIAVIMLIKIGSFFLQLQTVDWIVDLVIQWSVLAFIIIFQPELRRGLEHLGRGTFFKNTNRKTNPAKKMIQQLDQAVQYMAKRRIGALISIQMETELDEYIATGIPLDADISGELLINIFIPNTPLHDGAVMIKDYKIAAAAGYLPLSESSLIPKELGTRHRAAIGLSEVTDAITIIVSEETGDVSISHRGDLLRELSKDDFIKFLSKKLILPEEEIKKSSFQEFFDNFKKGV; from the coding sequence ATGTCCATGGATTGGCCACAATTATTTACATGGCGAACATTTATTAATGCAGTTGATATTTTAGTAGTGACCTTTTTTATTTATCAGTTAATAAAAATTTTAAAAGGTACAAAAGCTATTCAGTTATTAAAAGGTATTGCGGTTATTATGTTGATCAAAATCGGAAGCTTTTTTTTACAATTACAAACAGTAGATTGGATTGTTGATTTAGTTATACAATGGAGTGTACTAGCTTTCATTATTATATTTCAGCCTGAATTACGTCGGGGACTGGAACATCTTGGACGTGGGACATTTTTTAAAAATACAAATAGAAAAACCAATCCAGCTAAGAAAATGATCCAGCAATTGGATCAAGCCGTTCAATACATGGCTAAAAGAAGAATTGGGGCATTGATTTCGATACAAATGGAAACAGAATTAGATGAGTACATTGCTACAGGAATACCTTTGGATGCAGATATTTCAGGTGAGCTATTGATTAATATTTTTATCCCTAATACTCCTTTGCATGACGGGGCAGTGATGATAAAAGATTATAAAATAGCAGCAGCAGCAGGTTATTTACCGCTATCTGAGAGTTCGTTAATTCCTAAAGAGTTAGGTACTCGGCATCGTGCAGCTATTGGTTTGAGTGAAGTTACAGATGCCATCACGATTATTGTTTCTGAGGAAACGGGAGATGTTAGTATCTCTCATCGAGGGGACTTACTAAGAGAGTTATCCAAAGATGATTTCATTAAGTTTTTAAGTAAAAAATTGATTCTCCCAGAAGAAGAGATCAAAAAAAGCTCGTTCCAAGAGTTTTTTGATAACTTCAAGAAAGGGGTGTAA
- a CDS encoding CdaR family protein yields the protein MEKLYNSPWFAKLIAFSFAILLFTYVNYENNSKVLTTNPLNGVSTSSSKIITNLPIVVDVDQDKYFVSGFPETASIEISGPTNIVSQTTTNKAFDITAKNLDELGVGTHTINLVAEGLSSDIDYTITPSEITIEIKEKRVETFKVEVVFDEKSLAKGYVAEEPTLNYDTVEVSGAASTIEKINSVQAIVPSSEDIKTDFKRTIPVNVRDANGNQLDVIINPREVTVSMKVNITSKSVPLKLIKTGTSETDYDYELGIEDEKNTAIAVTGTPEIVENLSSFPLEIDVTGITETTTKEVRLPLVEGLSSITPENITIRITVNKKENQRQDDTKPTESLKESNTNDTTTENTESTTSSTVKSSNSTNGVVKESSVISGEKIDSSKLNDNKESSNDQSRLDSSN from the coding sequence ATGGAAAAACTTTATAATTCTCCTTGGTTCGCTAAGTTGATTGCATTTTCCTTTGCCATCTTATTATTTACTTATGTGAATTATGAAAATAATAGTAAAGTGCTAACAACGAATCCATTAAATGGCGTTAGTACATCATCAAGTAAGATTATTACAAATTTACCTATTGTAGTCGATGTCGATCAAGATAAATATTTTGTCTCAGGTTTTCCAGAAACAGCCTCAATCGAAATTTCAGGACCAACAAATATTGTATCTCAAACGACAACAAATAAAGCGTTCGATATAACTGCTAAAAATTTAGATGAGCTCGGTGTTGGGACACATACGATTAATTTAGTAGCAGAAGGCCTATCCTCTGACATAGACTATACAATTACTCCATCAGAAATAACTATTGAGATTAAAGAAAAACGAGTAGAAACATTTAAAGTCGAGGTTGTTTTTGATGAAAAAAGCCTGGCAAAAGGTTACGTAGCTGAAGAGCCAACTTTAAACTATGACACCGTTGAGGTTTCGGGTGCGGCATCCACGATTGAAAAAATAAATTCAGTACAAGCGATTGTACCTTCATCTGAAGATATTAAAACAGATTTCAAAAGAACTATACCTGTCAATGTCCGCGATGCAAATGGAAATCAATTAGATGTGATTATTAATCCAAGAGAAGTAACTGTTAGCATGAAAGTAAATATAACTAGCAAATCAGTGCCATTAAAATTGATTAAAACAGGTACTTCTGAAACAGACTATGATTATGAATTAGGAATTGAAGATGAGAAAAACACAGCCATTGCGGTAACTGGAACGCCAGAAATAGTAGAGAATTTAAGTAGTTTCCCACTAGAAATAGATGTTACTGGAATTACTGAAACAACAACTAAAGAAGTTAGGTTACCTCTAGTAGAAGGCTTGTCTAGTATTACTCCTGAAAACATTACAATTAGAATTACAGTGAACAAAAAAGAGAACCAAAGACAAGATGACACAAAGCCAACTGAATCACTTAAAGAATCTAATACGAATGATACAACGACAGAAAATACCGAGTCAACAACTAGTTCTACTGTAAAGTCTTCTAACAGTACAAATGGAGTTGTAAAAGAGAGTAGCGTAATTTCTGGAGAAAAGATTGACTCAAGTAAATTAAATGACAATAAAGAATCATCAAATGATCAGTCGAGGCTAGATTCAAGTAACTAA
- a CDS encoding threonine/serine ThrE exporter family protein yields the protein MDYKTLMDIAILAGKIMLESNAETYRVEDTMNHILQTSNFETTEALSIATGLVATLDDPSIDDPITIVKRINSIATNLSNIAEVNTISRQLTRGEIAIPEAYAALQNISKVQYKQSHKDIAISILAASFALLLGGGALEMVAAGVNGALLALVLKGEKRLGVGSFVRNVVSSAVISIGAGLMQMFLFPTLNMNLVITSTIMPLVPGTAITNAIRDTLQGDYTSGGAKALEAFVVALSIALGVAIGLVIIGGGIF from the coding sequence ATGGATTATAAAACCTTAATGGATATTGCAATATTAGCAGGGAAAATTATGCTAGAAAGCAATGCTGAAACCTACCGTGTAGAAGATACAATGAACCATATCTTGCAGACCTCTAACTTCGAAACGACAGAAGCTCTATCCATAGCTACGGGATTAGTTGCTACGTTAGATGATCCCAGTATTGATGACCCTATTACGATTGTTAAACGAATTAACTCAATAGCTACAAATTTGAGCAACATTGCAGAAGTAAATACAATTTCGCGTCAACTAACTAGAGGTGAGATAGCTATTCCAGAAGCTTATGCTGCTTTGCAAAATATTAGTAAAGTACAATACAAACAAAGTCATAAAGATATTGCCATCTCTATTTTGGCTGCTTCATTTGCTTTGTTATTAGGTGGAGGAGCTTTGGAAATGGTAGCTGCCGGAGTCAACGGTGCATTGTTGGCGTTAGTCTTAAAAGGAGAAAAAAGATTAGGTGTGGGTTCGTTTGTTCGTAATGTTGTATCCTCTGCTGTTATTTCAATTGGTGCAGGTTTAATGCAGATGTTTCTTTTTCCCACACTTAACATGAATTTAGTCATAACAAGTACGATTATGCCTTTAGTGCCAGGAACAGCGATCACAAATGCGATAAGAGATACATTGCAAGGTGATTACACATCTGGCGGCGCGAAAGCCTTAGAAGCTTTTGTTGTTGCCTTATCAATTGCTCTAGGTGTGGCTATTGGCTTAGTTATTATCGGAGGTGGAATATTTTGA
- a CDS encoding NADH-dependent flavin oxidoreductase, which yields MNSKYENLFEPFTFPSGVTIDNRVIMAPMTTNSAFENGMVTTDEHDYYKRRAAGLGAVITSCAQVMENGKFAGSLSAASDNHIESLSKLAKTIQNSGAKAILQIFHVGRMGTSSTLRGAQPVSASAIPSLRDSAEIPRALSEEEVHELVKAFGEATRRAIQAGFDGVELHGANTYLIQQFFSPHSNRREDYWGGTLEKRMNFPLAVVDSVKEAIKTYAEKPFILGYRISPEEMEEPGITLDDTLYLLTKLKDQGLDYIHVSVGNVMQTSMRDKNIEKPIIQIIQEKIGEDVPIVGVGLIQTPDDAVNALDLGIPLVAIGRELLVEPDWIKKVKEGKEESIRTEIGPQDRTDLMLPDAMWGYVASRMGWIPIVDK from the coding sequence ATGAACTCGAAGTACGAAAATTTATTTGAACCCTTTACCTTTCCATCTGGTGTAACGATTGATAATCGTGTCATTATGGCACCAATGACCACCAATTCAGCTTTTGAAAATGGCATGGTGACGACAGATGAACATGACTATTATAAACGTAGAGCAGCCGGTCTTGGAGCAGTGATCACTTCTTGTGCACAAGTGATGGAGAACGGGAAATTTGCAGGATCATTGAGCGCAGCATCTGATAATCACATCGAAAGTCTTTCAAAATTAGCAAAGACGATACAAAATAGTGGAGCTAAAGCAATTTTGCAAATTTTCCATGTTGGACGAATGGGAACAAGCAGCACATTAAGAGGAGCGCAACCGGTTAGTGCGAGTGCAATACCATCACTTAGAGATTCTGCAGAGATACCAAGAGCTTTATCGGAGGAAGAAGTCCACGAGCTAGTAAAGGCATTTGGCGAAGCAACGAGAAGAGCTATCCAAGCTGGTTTTGACGGTGTTGAACTTCATGGAGCCAATACGTACTTGATTCAACAGTTTTTTTCTCCGCACTCAAATCGCAGAGAGGACTATTGGGGAGGCACCCTTGAAAAACGGATGAACTTTCCACTCGCAGTAGTAGACTCAGTGAAAGAAGCTATCAAAACATATGCAGAGAAACCATTTATACTAGGGTACCGAATTTCTCCTGAAGAAATGGAAGAACCCGGAATTACGTTAGATGATACTTTATATTTATTAACAAAATTAAAAGATCAAGGACTAGACTATATTCACGTTTCAGTTGGAAACGTCATGCAGACTTCAATGCGAGACAAAAATATTGAAAAACCGATTATTCAAATTATTCAAGAAAAAATAGGAGAGGATGTACCTATTGTAGGAGTTGGTTTAATTCAAACACCAGACGATGCTGTGAACGCTTTGGATCTAGGGATACCTCTTGTTGCTATTGGGCGTGAACTGCTTGTAGAACCTGATTGGATTAAGAAAGTTAAAGAAGGAAAAGAAGAGTCTATTCGGACAGAAATTGGGCCTCAAGATAGAACAGATTTAATGTTGCCTGATGCAATGTGGGGGTATGTGGCAAGTAGAATGGGTTGGATTCCGATTGTTGATAAATAA